From a single Streptomyces sp. NBC_00377 genomic region:
- a CDS encoding NAD-dependent protein deacetylase of SIR2 family has translation MSAPSTARVTPTQACDTVLTWLEEADRVLVAAGAGLSTAASYDYGDTERFRELLPALYRLGLRSRYLLGVPLPKDMMWGYWAVHIDDIRYSPGPNPLYQRLRALVGERDHWVVTSNVDALFVRSGFAADRVFTPQGDYGRLQCTVPCTRETWPSKPFLDTILAAYDRDTGRVTNPRALPHCPRCGAEVFPNVRVGPEFVDDAYLPAGRRLAQWLEDAPTDSTLLVLELGAGFNTPGVIRLPMEDVARRTPRVRFVRINPDHPDVPADLGERALSVPLGADRLLDRLVP, from the coding sequence GTGAGCGCCCCGAGCACGGCCCGCGTCACCCCGACGCAGGCGTGCGACACGGTCCTCACGTGGCTGGAGGAGGCCGACCGGGTCCTGGTCGCGGCCGGCGCGGGCCTGAGCACGGCAGCCAGCTACGACTACGGCGACACCGAACGTTTCAGGGAACTGCTGCCCGCGCTGTACCGGCTCGGTCTGCGCTCGCGCTACCTGCTCGGCGTGCCGCTGCCGAAGGACATGATGTGGGGATACTGGGCCGTCCACATCGACGACATCCGCTACAGCCCCGGTCCCAACCCCCTGTACCAGCGATTGAGGGCGCTGGTGGGCGAGCGCGATCACTGGGTGGTGACGTCCAACGTCGACGCCCTCTTCGTCCGCAGCGGTTTCGCCGCGGACCGGGTCTTCACCCCGCAGGGCGACTACGGCCGCCTCCAGTGCACCGTTCCGTGCACCCGTGAGACGTGGCCCAGCAAACCGTTCCTCGACACGATCCTCGCGGCCTACGACCGTGACACCGGCCGGGTGACCAATCCCCGGGCCCTGCCGCACTGCCCCCGCTGCGGCGCCGAGGTCTTCCCCAACGTCCGGGTCGGTCCGGAGTTCGTCGACGACGCGTACCTGCCCGCCGGACGGCGGCTGGCCCAGTGGCTCGAGGACGCGCCGACGGACAGCACCTTGCTCGTCCTGGAACTCGGCGCCGGATTCAACACCCCGGGGGTGATCCGCCTGCCGATGGAGGACGTGGCACGCCGGACGCCTCGGGTCCGCTTCGTCCGGATCAACCCCGACCACCCCGACGTGCCCGCGGACCTGGGCGAGCGCGCCCTGTCCGTTCCCCTCGGGGCGGACCGGCTCCTTGACCGGCTCGTTCCCTGA
- a CDS encoding helix-turn-helix domain-containing protein encodes MMAKTRQASSKEILEIPFAAPAGTPAGIEVMSLAELRRRVCERTLAQPRRPDFHHLLTLTTGALRHTVDFDAHMLRPGSWLWVRPGQVQQWGDLGKAEGMLILFQQDVLDAATATAARVDDPHAPVITTPVADEGRALTMAAEHLSHEFEALGHLPLEVHTAALRHLLAVLLLRLAHLTVPSGSPAPEPDETYLRFRDAVERDFTRTRRVEDYARALGYSGRTLSRATLAGAGLSAKEFVDRRVVLEAKRLLAHGDRTAAQISDHLGFVNPSQFSKYFLDRTGQSPIEFRRGIRGRGEASAPQAVTAVRLHDPTGR; translated from the coding sequence ATGATGGCCAAAACCCGACAGGCTTCCTCGAAGGAGATCCTCGAGATCCCCTTCGCCGCGCCCGCGGGCACCCCCGCAGGCATCGAGGTCATGTCCCTGGCCGAGCTGCGCCGCCGCGTCTGCGAGCGCACCCTGGCCCAGCCGCGGCGCCCCGACTTCCACCACCTGCTCACCCTCACGACGGGCGCCCTCCGGCACACCGTCGACTTCGACGCACACATGCTGCGGCCCGGGTCCTGGTTGTGGGTGCGCCCGGGGCAGGTCCAGCAGTGGGGTGACCTCGGCAAGGCCGAGGGCATGCTGATCCTCTTCCAGCAGGACGTCCTCGATGCGGCCACCGCGACGGCCGCCCGTGTCGACGACCCGCACGCACCCGTCATCACCACCCCCGTGGCCGACGAGGGCCGAGCCCTGACCATGGCCGCCGAGCACCTGAGCCACGAGTTCGAGGCGCTCGGCCACCTCCCGCTGGAGGTTCACACGGCGGCCCTGCGTCATCTCCTGGCCGTCCTCCTGCTGCGGCTCGCCCATCTCACCGTCCCGAGCGGCAGCCCGGCACCGGAACCTGACGAGACGTATCTGCGGTTCAGGGACGCCGTCGAACGGGACTTCACCCGCACCAGGCGGGTGGAGGACTACGCCCGGGCGCTCGGCTATTCGGGGCGCACCCTCTCCCGGGCGACGCTGGCGGGCGCCGGGCTCAGCGCCAAGGAGTTCGTCGACCGCCGGGTGGTGCTGGAGGCGAAGCGTCTGCTGGCACACGGCGACCGGACCGCCGCCCAGATCTCGGACCACCTCGGCTTCGTCAATCCCTCCCAGTTCAGCAAGTACTTCCTGGACCGTACGGGCCAGTCCCCGATCGAGTTCCGCAGAGGGATCCGTGGGCGCGGCGAGGCCTCCGCTCCGCAGGCTGTAACCGCGGTGCGGTTGCACGATCCCACTGGCAGATAG
- a CDS encoding Orn/Lys/Arg decarboxylase N-terminal domain-containing protein, with product MTDNKLLVAVREHPRDEGVGAGQLVRIREAIEARGFDVRWAVDAADAQAVLRTEAGLTAALVAWELPDPGATESEPGGAKVLRSIGRRFRDLPVFLVMTEDAVQDLPLWVSESVVGYVWPLEDTPGFIAGRITTAARTYREAVLPPFFRALRRFDDAHEYSWHTPAHSGGVALLKSPAGRAFHDYFGERLLRSDLSISVGELGSLFEHTGPIGEAERNAARVFGAALTYFVLHGDSTCNRVVGHFSVTRDEIALVDRNCHKSVLHGLVVSGARPVYLIPTRNGYGLAGPLPPVELAPDSVAARIAANPLAEHASSPDAQYAVFTNSTYDGLCYDAVAAARALAVSTPRVHFDEAWFAYARFHPLYAGRYGMSVDEDAFPGPDRPTVFATQSTHKLLAALSQSAMVHVTPAPRAPVEHDRFNEALMMHGTTSPFYPMIASLDVATAMMDGPQGRWLLDEAVTEAVRFRQEMVRIRHRVEEADDRPSWFFGVWQPETVTDPATGARLPFEEAPADLLRTEPSCWHLAPGADWHGFPGLTDGYCMLDPIKVTLTCPGIDATGRTHAWGIPARVLTEYLATRNIVVEKTDTYTTLVLFSMGITKGKWGTLLDALMDFKALYDQDARLDRVLPALVAEHSRRYAGLTLRELCQDMHDHLRSVRLVDLLDTAFRELPEPVAPPQLCYQRLVRGGTHRVRLADAPGQVAAAMVTVTPPGIPVLMPGESVGGPDGPLLRYLGALESFDRRFPGFRSETHGVTVDPDTGDYLIECLLPTADNAVETEDGRGSGAATPAQRSRRQESRRRS from the coding sequence ATGACCGACAACAAGCTTCTGGTCGCCGTACGGGAGCACCCACGCGACGAGGGCGTAGGCGCCGGACAGTTGGTGCGCATCCGGGAGGCGATCGAGGCGCGGGGGTTCGATGTCCGGTGGGCGGTCGACGCCGCCGACGCGCAGGCGGTGCTGCGGACGGAGGCAGGACTGACCGCAGCACTGGTCGCCTGGGAGCTGCCGGACCCAGGGGCCACGGAGAGTGAACCCGGTGGCGCAAAGGTGCTGCGCTCCATCGGCCGACGCTTCCGGGACCTGCCCGTCTTCCTGGTCATGACTGAAGACGCCGTACAGGACCTGCCGCTGTGGGTGTCGGAGTCGGTCGTGGGGTACGTGTGGCCGCTGGAGGACACACCGGGGTTCATCGCGGGCCGGATCACCACCGCCGCCCGCACCTACCGGGAAGCTGTCCTGCCGCCCTTCTTCCGCGCGCTGCGCCGCTTCGACGACGCACACGAGTACTCCTGGCACACCCCGGCTCACTCCGGCGGCGTCGCCCTGCTGAAGTCGCCCGCGGGGCGGGCCTTCCACGACTACTTCGGGGAGCGGTTGCTGCGCAGCGACCTGTCGATCTCCGTCGGTGAACTCGGGTCGCTGTTCGAGCACACCGGTCCGATCGGCGAGGCGGAGCGCAACGCGGCCCGGGTCTTCGGGGCAGCCCTCACGTACTTCGTTCTGCACGGGGACTCCACCTGCAACCGTGTGGTCGGTCACTTCAGCGTCACCCGGGACGAGATCGCGCTGGTGGACCGCAACTGCCACAAGTCGGTGCTGCACGGGCTGGTCGTGTCCGGCGCACGCCCGGTCTATCTCATCCCGACTCGAAACGGCTACGGGCTGGCGGGGCCGCTGCCCCCTGTGGAACTCGCGCCCGACTCGGTGGCCGCCCGGATCGCGGCGAACCCCCTGGCCGAGCATGCGTCGTCGCCCGACGCCCAGTATGCCGTCTTCACCAACTCCACCTACGACGGCCTGTGTTACGACGCGGTGGCGGCGGCGCGGGCACTCGCCGTGAGTACTCCCCGGGTGCACTTCGACGAGGCGTGGTTCGCCTACGCCCGGTTCCACCCGCTCTACGCGGGCCGCTACGGCATGTCGGTGGACGAGGACGCCTTCCCCGGCCCGGACCGCCCGACGGTCTTCGCGACACAGTCCACCCACAAGCTGCTGGCCGCACTCTCGCAGAGCGCCATGGTCCACGTGACACCCGCTCCACGGGCGCCCGTCGAACACGACCGGTTCAACGAGGCGTTGATGATGCATGGCACCACCTCCCCGTTCTACCCGATGATCGCCTCCCTGGACGTCGCGACGGCCATGATGGATGGGCCGCAGGGCCGCTGGCTGCTCGACGAGGCGGTGACCGAAGCGGTCCGGTTCCGACAGGAGATGGTGCGCATCCGGCACCGTGTCGAGGAGGCCGACGACCGGCCGTCGTGGTTCTTCGGGGTGTGGCAGCCCGAGACGGTCACCGATCCGGCCACCGGCGCCCGGCTGCCGTTCGAGGAGGCACCGGCCGACCTGCTGCGCACCGAGCCGTCCTGCTGGCACCTGGCGCCCGGCGCCGACTGGCACGGATTCCCCGGCCTGACCGACGGCTACTGCATGCTCGACCCGATCAAGGTCACCCTGACCTGCCCCGGCATCGACGCGACGGGACGGACGCACGCCTGGGGCATCCCGGCGCGGGTGCTCACGGAGTACCTGGCGACGCGGAACATCGTCGTGGAGAAGACCGACACCTACACCACGCTCGTGCTGTTCTCCATGGGCATCACCAAGGGCAAGTGGGGGACGCTCCTCGACGCGCTGATGGACTTCAAGGCCCTCTACGACCAGGACGCCCGCCTCGACCGCGTGCTGCCCGCGCTCGTCGCCGAGCACTCCCGGCGCTACGCCGGTCTGACGCTGCGTGAGCTGTGCCAGGACATGCACGACCACTTGCGGTCGGTCCGCCTCGTCGACCTGCTGGACACCGCGTTCCGGGAATTGCCCGAGCCGGTCGCTCCACCCCAGTTGTGCTACCAGCGGCTGGTCCGCGGTGGCACACACCGTGTGCGGCTGGCCGACGCTCCCGGTCAGGTGGCCGCCGCCATGGTCACGGTCACCCCGCCGGGCATTCCCGTCCTCATGCCCGGCGAGAGCGTCGGCGGCCCGGACGGCCCGCTGCTGCGCTACCTCGGGGCCCTCGAGTCCTTCGACCGCCGGTTCCCCGGATTCCGCAGCGAGACCCACGGCGTCACCGTCGACCCGGACACCGGCGACTACCTCATCGAGTGCCTGCTTCCTACGGCCGACAACGCGGTGGAGACGGAAGACGGGCGGGGGAGCGGCGCCGCGACACCCGCCCAGCGCAGCCGTCGGCAGGAGAGCCGGCGGCGCTCGTGA
- a CDS encoding S1 family peptidase — MRHSRLKLAGLAVLLLTSSWTTGSALPAAASDSPASAASRPFSAGLLTAMQRDLGLTASEARERLAAERTAADLEPKARDAAGNAYGGSWFDAGANQLTVAVTAAASASTVRAVRATGAAVRTVEYSARTLDTAKSRIDRQTAPDGVSNWYVDPAANSLVVGVVEDKTSDNDVQRFLDQARKAGPITVKTVASAPRTFAAGTVGGDPYYTGNVRCSIGFSVYGGFVTAGHCGGAGQSVYGWDRSYVGNFQGSSFPGDDYAWVNVGSGWWTVPVVLGWGTVPDQLVRGSNEALVGSSVCRSGSTTHWHCGNVLARNETVNYSQGAVYQLTKTSVCAEGGDSGGSFITGDQAQGVTSGGWGNCSSGGQTWFQPVNEILNRYGLRLHTA; from the coding sequence GTGAGACACAGCAGACTCAAGCTCGCAGGACTGGCCGTCCTGCTCCTGACCAGCAGCTGGACGACCGGCTCGGCCCTGCCGGCGGCGGCGAGCGACTCCCCCGCCTCGGCCGCGTCCAGGCCGTTCAGCGCGGGCCTGCTCACCGCGATGCAGCGCGACCTCGGCCTGACCGCGAGCGAGGCGCGGGAGCGTCTCGCCGCGGAACGCACCGCCGCCGACCTGGAGCCCAAGGCGCGTGACGCGGCCGGGAACGCCTACGGCGGCTCATGGTTCGACGCCGGGGCGAACCAGCTGACGGTCGCCGTCACCGCGGCCGCCTCCGCATCGACCGTCCGGGCGGTACGGGCCACGGGCGCCGCCGTGCGCACGGTCGAGTACAGCGCCCGCACCCTCGATACAGCCAAGTCCCGCATCGACCGGCAGACCGCGCCGGACGGCGTGAGCAACTGGTACGTCGACCCCGCGGCCAACTCGCTCGTGGTCGGGGTGGTCGAGGACAAGACCTCCGACAACGATGTCCAGCGCTTCCTTGACCAGGCCCGCAAGGCCGGCCCGATCACCGTGAAGACGGTGGCCTCGGCACCCCGCACCTTCGCCGCGGGCACGGTCGGCGGCGACCCGTACTACACCGGCAACGTCCGCTGTTCCATAGGCTTCTCGGTGTACGGCGGGTTCGTCACCGCCGGGCACTGCGGCGGAGCCGGCCAGAGCGTCTACGGATGGGACCGCTCCTACGTCGGCAACTTCCAGGGCTCGTCGTTCCCGGGCGACGACTACGCCTGGGTGAACGTGGGCAGCGGCTGGTGGACCGTGCCCGTCGTGCTGGGCTGGGGAACGGTCCCGGACCAGCTGGTCCGCGGGTCGAACGAGGCCCTCGTCGGCAGCTCCGTCTGCCGGTCGGGCTCCACGACCCACTGGCACTGCGGCAACGTGCTGGCCAGGAACGAGACGGTCAACTACAGCCAGGGTGCGGTGTACCAGCTGACCAAGACCAGCGTGTGTGCCGAGGGCGGCGACTCGGGCGGTTCGTTCATCACCGGTGACCAGGCCCAGGGCGTCACCTCCGGCGGCTGGGGGAACTGCTCCAGCGGCGGGCAGACCTGGTTCCAGCCGGTCAACGAGATCCTCAACCGGTACGGGCTGAGGCTGCACACCGCCTGA
- a CDS encoding dihydrofolate reductase family protein, which yields MDQLLRVQNFTISSDGIAAGEGQSLERPFGHDIDPGKLFFWAGATASWPNRTDPGGSQGLDDYFTRDFSRNIGAEIMGRNKFGPQRGPWQDHQWRGWWGDEPPFHTPVFVMTHHERPSFTLSDTTFHFVDGEPAAVLAQAREAAQGKDVRLGGGVSTIRQFLDADLVDTLHVVVAPVELGSGLRLWDSPDQLLDRFHMEVVPSPSGVTHHLFWRK from the coding sequence ATGGATCAGCTGCTGCGGGTGCAGAACTTCACCATCTCGAGCGACGGCATCGCTGCCGGCGAGGGGCAGAGCCTGGAACGGCCCTTCGGCCACGACATCGATCCGGGAAAACTCTTCTTCTGGGCCGGTGCCACGGCGAGCTGGCCCAACCGCACGGACCCCGGGGGAAGCCAGGGCCTCGACGACTACTTCACCCGGGACTTCAGCCGCAACATCGGCGCCGAGATCATGGGCCGCAACAAGTTCGGTCCCCAGCGCGGCCCGTGGCAGGACCACCAGTGGCGCGGCTGGTGGGGTGACGAGCCGCCCTTCCACACCCCGGTGTTCGTCATGACCCACCACGAGCGTCCGTCGTTCACGCTGTCCGACACCACGTTCCATTTCGTGGACGGCGAGCCCGCCGCCGTTCTCGCGCAGGCGCGGGAGGCCGCTCAGGGCAAGGACGTCCGGCTCGGTGGCGGTGTGAGCACGATCCGGCAGTTCCTCGACGCCGACCTCGTCGACACCCTGCATGTGGTGGTCGCGCCGGTGGAGCTCGGGTCCGGGCTGCGCCTCTGGGACTCACCCGACCAGCTGCTGGACCGGTTCCACATGGAGGTCGTGCCCAGTCCGAGCGGCGTGACGCACCATCTGTTCTGGCGTAAGTGA
- the rpmG gene encoding 50S ribosomal protein L33, protein MARNNTRPVVTLKSTAGTGVTYVTRKNRSNDPDRLVLRKYDPLAGKHIAFREER, encoded by the coding sequence ATGGCGCGCAACAACACGCGTCCCGTGGTCACGCTGAAGTCGACGGCCGGGACCGGCGTCACCTACGTGACCCGCAAGAACCGCAGCAACGACCCCGACCGGCTGGTGCTGCGCAAGTACGACCCGCTCGCCGGGAAGCACATCGCCTTCCGCGAGGAACGCTGA
- a CDS encoding type B 50S ribosomal protein L31 codes for MRPRIHPESRQVAFRDRAANALFLTRSTATSARTIEWEDGNTYPLIDVDISSASHPFYTGTSRVVDTAGRVERFERRYGRAATAQA; via the coding sequence ATGAGGCCCCGCATCCATCCCGAATCCCGGCAGGTCGCCTTCCGCGACCGCGCCGCGAACGCCCTCTTCCTCACCCGCTCCACAGCGACCTCGGCCCGGACGATCGAGTGGGAGGACGGCAACACCTACCCGCTGATCGACGTCGACATCTCCTCGGCGAGTCACCCGTTCTACACCGGGACCTCAAGGGTCGTGGACACCGCCGGGCGGGTGGAACGGTTCGAGCGCCGGTACGGCCGCGCGGCCACGGCCCAGGCCTGA
- the ykgO gene encoding type B 50S ribosomal protein L36: MKVRKSLRALKSRPGAQVVRRRGVVFVVNKKNPRFKARQG; this comes from the coding sequence ATGAAGGTACGTAAGTCGCTGCGCGCACTGAAGTCCAGACCAGGGGCCCAAGTGGTCCGCCGTCGCGGCGTGGTCTTCGTCGTCAACAAGAAGAACCCCCGCTTCAAGGCACGCCAGGGCTGA
- a CDS encoding GNAT family N-acetyltransferase, protein MSARSPLPTTLTGRHVRLEPLATRHLGELFAAGGGDELVWQWQGGPAPQTEEEMGATLTVLMEEAERGECVPFAVIDRAGDQAIGWTTYMDIDAANERLEIGWTWYGRAYWRSAVNTEAKLLLLTHAFEELGMGRVQLKTDHLNLRSQAAIERIGAQREGVLRRHRRRPDGTWRDTVYFSILAEEWPAAKKRLIARLA, encoded by the coding sequence ATGTCTGCCAGGTCCCCATTGCCCACCACGCTCACCGGCCGCCATGTACGTCTTGAGCCACTGGCGACGAGGCATCTCGGCGAGCTGTTCGCGGCTGGAGGCGGTGACGAGTTGGTCTGGCAGTGGCAGGGCGGCCCCGCGCCGCAGACCGAGGAGGAAATGGGTGCGACGCTCACCGTGCTGATGGAGGAGGCCGAGCGGGGCGAATGCGTTCCGTTCGCGGTCATCGACCGGGCCGGTGACCAAGCCATCGGCTGGACCACCTACATGGACATCGACGCAGCCAACGAGCGTCTGGAGATCGGCTGGACGTGGTACGGGCGCGCGTACTGGCGCAGCGCCGTGAACACCGAGGCGAAGCTGCTCCTGCTCACGCATGCGTTCGAAGAACTGGGCATGGGGCGGGTGCAGTTGAAGACCGATCACCTCAACCTTCGCTCTCAGGCGGCCATCGAGCGTATCGGGGCGCAGCGCGAAGGCGTATTGCGCCGCCACCGTCGGCGGCCGGACGGTACCTGGCGGGACACCGTCTACTTCTCCATCCTCGCCGAGGAGTGGCCAGCGGCCAAGAAACGCCTGATCGCCCGCCTCGCCTGA
- a CDS encoding nuclear transport factor 2 family protein, which yields MSTEALDPMERLLAERACERLIVEFVRRLDLGDPGSVADLFTLDGVWEWPHGDRRVEGREALRSYFGSRPADRLSRRMSTNILVTVDSASVATATSYFATYRVDGYIDGMVPPRLPANVGHYEDTFRKVEDTWFLANRVTFLPFGGETVRLSHSDQS from the coding sequence ATGTCGACTGAAGCCCTTGACCCGATGGAACGTCTCTTGGCCGAGCGAGCTTGCGAGCGTCTGATCGTCGAGTTCGTGCGCCGCCTCGACTTGGGAGATCCTGGCAGTGTCGCGGACCTTTTCACGCTCGACGGGGTGTGGGAGTGGCCTCACGGGGACCGCAGGGTGGAGGGGCGTGAGGCGCTCCGCAGCTACTTCGGTTCGCGACCCGCAGACCGGCTGTCACGGCGCATGTCTACGAACATCCTGGTCACGGTTGATTCTGCGTCGGTGGCCACCGCCACCTCCTACTTCGCCACTTACCGGGTCGACGGCTATATCGATGGCATGGTGCCCCCGAGGCTCCCCGCGAACGTGGGCCACTACGAGGACACGTTCCGCAAGGTCGAGGACACCTGGTTCCTGGCCAACCGAGTCACGTTCCTACCATTCGGCGGAGAGACGGTGCGTCTCAGCCACTCCGACCAATCGTGA